DNA from Ziziphus jujuba cultivar Dongzao chromosome 2, ASM3175591v1:
GCAAATTAAAGGATAAAGCAAGAAACATAGAGAAAGAAAGATACCAAAAACGAACCTGTACACAAGTTGAGCAGAGCCGTATTCTATCATCATTGATTCTTTGGGATAAAAGAGGGCATTTTGCAATGTGTAGTTTTAAAGAGGTGCGACGATGCAGCTCTTGTGGCAGTGTTGCCAACTTATCACATCTTTCAAGACTAAGATGTACAAGTGATGAGAGATTACATATCCCTTCTGGCAATGAATGTAAATTGGGACATTCTTCGATGTACAGATGGGTTAAGGAGGTGAGGCCATGCAGCCCTTGCGGCAGTGCTGCCAACTTATGACATTTTTCAATACTGAGATATGTAAGCGATGAGAGATTAACTATCCCTTCTGACAATGATTCTAAATTGTGGCATTCTCTAATATTTAGCTGATCCAAAGAGGTAAGACCATGCAGCCCTTGTGGCAGTGTTGCCAAATTATCACACCTTTCTAAAGCAAGACTTTTAAGTGACGAGAGATTGCCTATGCCTTGCGGCAATAATGCCAACTTATCACAACTTTCCAGAGTAAGACTTCTAAGTGATGAAAGATTGGCTATCCCTTCTGATAATGCTTCCAAACTAGGACATTCTTTAATGTCGAGATCCTTTAAAGAGGTGAGACCATGCATCCCTTCTGGAAGTGATACCAACTTACAACATGCCTTAATAGAAAGAGTTATAAGTGATGAGACATTGCTTATCCCTTCCGGCAATGATTCTAAACAGGGGCATTCAGAGATGTCTAGTTTGAATAAAGAGTTGAGACTGTGCATCCCTTCTGGCAGTGATTCCAACTTAGTACACCTTTCAATACGAAGCTCTTTAAGTGATGAGAGATTAGCTATCTCTTGCGGCAATGATGAAAGATTGGAGCATCTCCAGATATAAAGACTATTAAGTTCTGAGAGGTTGCCTATTCCCTTTGGCAATGATGTCAAATTGGGGCAGTCACCAACGTAGAGGAACTTTAGCGATGAGAGGTTGGCTATCTCCTGTGGTAAATTATCCAGTTTGCAATAATTCTCAATATTTAGAAAGCTAAGTACAGATAAGAGCGTATGTTCTATATCTTCCAAATCTTCAAGCTCCAAATATTGCAACCTGGGAAGACGGATTGGGGTAAAAGGATTGGGagatgaacaagaagaaaaaatagattTCATTGGCACTGCGGTCTGTTGGAAAGGTATAAAGCCAATTTTGCAAAGTTTTGAAGATTCAATATTTGGAAACAGTGGCAAGAAAATTAGGTTAGGGCAACCAGAGATGTTTAGATGAGAAAGACAAGGGAAGAAAGGTTCATTTTGGTTTTGGTGTATCATGGATGTTGTTGGTGTTAAACCAGTAGGCCCATTCCTCTTCCACCATCCCTTCAGATTCGGACAATCATTGATTGTAAGTCTCTCTAGACGAGGGAAGAATAACTTTCTTGAAGCCATTGAATAATCTCTTTCCAAATTAACATACTCGAGAGAAGTCAATGAAACAAGTTCAAGTTCCTTGAGATGACTCATTGACTGATCCAATGATGGAAGTTCTTGGAGATTTCTACAAAATTGTAACTTTAAACTCACAAGATTAGTGAGCAAAGAAAGCCACGTAGCAAACTTCACACCCATATACCCGTCCACTTGGAGTGCTTTTAGGTCTGAATATGGCTGAAGGCCACCCAGTAACATTTCATCATCGTGGTCATTTACATCATCAGTCCACTGTAAATGTAGGGATTGAAGATGTACCTTCTCCTTTAAATTTGCGACCTCTGAATTTGCAGCATCTCCATGCAGATTGTGTGCCAAGTTGCTTATGACTAGTTTTCCCCTCAAGTTGTAAAGTTGGCTCAGTTCAGCCCACCCTGCAGCATCAGTAGACTTAGAATTTTTGTCTGCCATGACAAAGACATCCAATGTGCTAATGGAAGTTAACTGACCAAGTCCACGAGGCATATGAGTCAACTTACAACATCCATCTATCAGAAGATGTCTTAAGTTGATCAAATACTTCAAATGTCGAGGCAAACTCAATAGCTCGGAACAACCAACAAGAATCAGTGTTTGCAGATTGTACAGTCTTGTTATAGAACTTGGTAGCAACTTCATCTTATTGTATGAAAGATCAAGATATCTTAagtgttttattttatcaaaactatTTGGTAATGTCTTGATATACAAAGCCTCCAAGTCCAATGCCCGTAGACACTCAAAGTTGGATAAAATTGCATCACAGCTCCTTTGACTATCAATCACCTGCCTTGCTAAAAGTAATGTGCGTACCCGTTCCTTTCTATCAAATAAGGACATCAGAAGTTTCGATGGCATCCAATCAGATTGAAAATCGAATGATACATGGCAAatctttttacaaaaatttacaTTCTCTGTATTCTTGTCTACCATGACGCTCTGTTTCCCTGCCACTGAAATTGCAAGATCATGCATAAGGTCATGCATTTTACAATACTTTACAATACCCCAGTCATCTTTCCTCACCTCTTGAAAAAAAGACCTCCAATGTAAATCTATGAAACAACCATAACCAATATCTTCTAGACATTCATTTTGGTTAGAAGACTTAACAAAACCTTGTGCCATCCAAAGTTTTATTAACTTCTGTACATCGATGTTATGGTCTTTTGGAAATAATCTACAATAAGAAAAAGATTGCTTCAAATGAGAGGGGAGACAATCATAACTTAACTGGAGTGTTGGTAGTAGATCAGTTTGGTGTTGAGGTAATTTTGCAagcttattaattttaaaagacacCCAGTCACTCTCTAGATTATTTCCATACAGTATACTTCCAATCGCCCTTATAGCAAGAGGAACTCCTTTGCAGTTTTCAACAATCTCCTCTCCTATTCTTACAATGTTTGAGTTACAAGGCTCCTGTTCTCTCTCAAATGCCACTCTCTTAAATAAAGACCACGACTTGTTTTTATCTAAACCTTGCAAGTAATACGGACAAACAGTCTGTGTCACTCGGGCAACAACTTCACTGCGGGTAGTTATTAATATTGTACTACCCTGCGAACCATCCATTAACAAGGTTTTCAGTTTAAGCCATttttccctatcttcattccacACATCATCTAATACAAGAAGATATTTCTTTCCATTTAACTTCTTACGAAGAGAGGATTGCAAATCATCAAGTGACGGGCCTTGTGATTTAAGGATTTTCTCAAGAATTATTTTCAAATCAAATTCGTTAGATATGCAAACCCACATTCTCAGTTCAAAATGCTTCACAACCATCTCATCGTTGAAAACCAACTGAGCGAGTGTGGTTTTTCCTAGTCCACCAATACCAACTAGAGGAAGGACCGAAACATTATTGTTATCTTGAGAATCAAAACTCAACAAAAGTTcgataatattcattttatcaTCATCCCTCCCAATAACTTGTTCATCACGCACAAAAGAGTGAGTCTCTCTATTGACATACTCAGTATATGTCTCTTGGGGGAGTGGTATAGATGAGCTCAAGCTGCTATCTTCCTTAATATCTTTAAGTGTCTCCTTAATCTTTTCTAATTTACGACTCATCTTTACATGAAAAGCAATTTGGTTTGAGCTTGAGAAGAAAACTCGTACCTTTTTTGTTATTTCGTTTCCAGTCATCACTTGGCGGCCCAAAGCTTCAGTTTGAAATTCATCCACCAAGTTATCAACATCATCAACTGCATCTTCAAGCCTCTCAAGCCAGTGTTTGATTTTATGGTTATGGATTCGCTTTGCCTCTGCATCAAGAATTACAGCAACCAGCGCATCCATTGTTTTCTCAAGCTTCTCAAACTCCTTTTTGAGATCCCAAAACTTTCCAATCTCTTTGACAGCTTCAGAACCCAACTTTTGTATGATGGAAGGCACAACATCAAGCAGAACTCCTTCTGCCATTACTGAGAATGAGTGTGGCTAACTTTGCAGGGGTCAAATGGAAAGTTTAGCAAATGGTTTGGGTGTGGATATGATGGGGGTTTAACTACCAGTATTCAGAGAACAAAGGTGACCATGTGAATGCAGAGCCAAACCTAAAATGATAATTAAGATGTTTAAAGTACTTATTCTTATTTTGTGGGTGTTATCCAAATAGAATAAAGAGAGATGATAACCGTCACCATTAAAGGATTCTATCCATGTTGATGTTACAAGGGAATATGTCCATGTTGATGTTAAAAGGGAATACGTACGTGCTCCAACATTTGAACATGCACTAGTATCCAAGGCAAGTTTAAAGTACTTttttagattcttttttttttttttttttgtttgcccAAGTGTACTTTGATTAGATTGGATGAGCATGTATTGGACTTGTCATCTCAAACTTGAATACCAAGGAAATGTTATAAAAAATGTTTGCTAGAGTTTTGAGTCTTGTATTCAATTtgggttttttatattttcaatcggATTCATACCTAGTCAACCGCCatcattttttttggttcctgcCGTATACAAAGACTTGCTTCTAGTTGACTACAATGGATAGGGAGATCttctacaagaaaaaaaaaaaataataataattttattaaatattgagGTTACCTACTCTACCCCAATTAGCAATTTGAGTGGAAATCTAATTGGAATGAAAACCATAATTAATATGCTTAAAACCGTGTACAGATGGTAGGTAGCAACAAAGTCTCTGAAGAGATTCTACCAGCAAATAGGATAAACAGATTAGATAAACAAGGAAACAACTATCACAGACTCttacaaatgaataaaaaacCAACTGTTTATTAGCTCTgaaatcttttctttcttttcttcaattcTGGTCTAACTTGCTGATCTTATTTTTTGTCCCTTATGAATGAATGGCTAATCTACACCTTAGCAACGAAAGTTAACCAGCTTTCCAGTAAGATATAATATGGAAGTAgacaatacataaaaaaaatagataaataaataaaaaaggaatgatAAATGACCCTTGAAAATAAAAGAGCACAAGATAAAATGGTTTATATGaattaaaacaataacaatCATACACTTCTTAAGGCTACATTTAAGATCATTTTCCTCGTATTTAATAGTGTGATCTGAATTAGTTGTTGGATTTCCACACTCTAATGTACCTACCTTTGCATGTGGGGGCGACTTTCTTCAACCCAACAGCCAAGCAAGAGATTTGCATTCAAGCACTTCTGGAAATGACATCAATAATAGTATCTTCTGAAAGCCTTCCCCCTTCGAGTGTTTTAATGGCACGATGTGGGCTTTGAGAACTTGAACTTTTGGCTTCCAAAACAATGCTTGAAACAACTTGGCCTGTGCTCTGTTTTGAAACTCCTAGCACAACATCTATGCCACCAATGACAAAGCTTGTAGTCACTCTAAAGTACCAACCAAACCAACAATCcatcaaaatataaatgcaaACATTATACAATTAGCGAGCAGAGCACACACTTAAAAAGAGAACATTATAATTTCATCCTTGATAATAATTATTACTATCTAATTACACTTAAAAGGAGAACATTAGAATTTCATCCTTACTAATAACTATTACTATCTAAATACAAAAGCGCGAAAGACAAAACAGCAATTGGCATCTTCATCAGTCATAAAGCCAATAAACAGAAAGCTAAAAAACAGCAATTGGCATCTTCATCAGTCATAAAGCCAATAAACAGAAagctaaaaaacagaaaagggaATGTGGACATGATCCATGCTATTTAAGTCACTAT
Protein-coding regions in this window:
- the LOC107406875 gene encoding putative disease resistance protein RGA4 isoform X2, whose product is MQISCLAVGLKKVAPTCKEGVLLDVVPSIIQKLGSEAVKEIGKFWDLKKEFEKLEKTMDALVAVILDAEAKRIHNHKIKHWLERLEDAVDDVDNLVDEFQTEALGRQVMTGNEITKKVRVFFSSSNQIAFHVKMSRKLEKIKETLKDIKEDSSLSSSIPLPQETYTEYVNRETHSFVRDEQVIGRDDDKMNIIELLLSFDSQDNNNVSVLPLVGIGGLGKTTLAQLVFNDEMVVKHFELRMWVCISNEFDLKIILEKILKSQGPSLDDLQSSLRKKLNGKKYLLVLDDVWNEDREKWLKLKTLLMDGSQGSTILITTRSEVVARVTQTVCPYYLQGLDKNKSWSLFKRVAFEREQEPCNSNIVRIGEEIVENCKGVPLAIRAIGSILYGNNLESDWVSFKINKLAKLPQHQTDLLPTLQLSYDCLPSHLKQSFSYCRLFPKDHNIDVQKLIKLWMAQGFVKSSNQNECLEDIGYGCFIDLHWRSFFQEVRKDDWGIVKYCKMHDLMHDLAISVAGKQSVMVDKNTENVNFCKKICHVSFDFQSDWMPSKLLMSLFDRKERVRTLLLARQVIDSQRSCDAILSNFECLRALDLEALYIKTLPNSFDKIKHLRYLDLSYNKMKLLPSSITRLYNLQTLILVGCSELLSLPRHLKYLINLRHLLIDGCCKLTHMPRGLGQLTSISTLDVFVMADKNSKSTDAAGWAELSQLYNLRGKLVISNLAHNLHGDAANSEVANLKEKVHLQSLHLQWTDDVNDHDDEMLLGGLQPYSDLKALQVDGYMGVKFATWLSLLTNLVSLKLQFCRNLQELPSLDQSMSHLKELELVSLTSLEYVNLERDYSMASRKLFFPRLERLTINDCPNLKGWWKRNGPTGLTPTTSMIHQNQNEPFFPCLSHLNISGCPNLIFLPLFPNIESSKLCKIGFIPFQQTAVPMKSIFSSCSSPNPFTPIRLPRLQYLELEDLEDIEHTLLSVLSFLNIENYCKLDNLPQEIANLSSLKFLYVGDCPNLTSLPKGIGNLSELNSLYIWRCSNLSSLPQEIANLSSLKELRIERCTKLESLPEGMHSLNSLFKLDISECPCLESLPEGISNVSSLITLSIKACCKLVSLPEGMHGLTSLKDLDIKECPSLEALSEGIANLSSLRSLTLESCDKLALLPQGIGNLSSLKSLALERCDNLATLPQGLHGLTSLDQLNIRECHNLESLSEGIVNLSSLTYLSIEKCHKLAALPQGLHGLTSLTHLYIEECPNLHSLPEGICNLSSLVHLSLERCDKLATLPQELHRRTSLKLHIAKCPLLSQRINDDRIRLCSTCVQVRFWYLSFSMFLALSFNLQLS
- the LOC107406875 gene encoding putative disease resistance protein RGA4 isoform X3 gives rise to the protein MQISCLAVGLKKVAPTCKEGVLLDVVPSIIQKLGSEAVKEIGKFWDLKKEFEKLEKTMDALVAVILDAEAKRIHNHKIKHWLERLEDAVDDVDNLVDEFQTEALGRQVMTGNEITKKVRVFFSSSNQIAFHVKMSRKLEKIKETLKDIKEDSSLSSSIPLPQETYTEYVNRETHSFVRDEQVIGRDDDKMNIIELLLSFDSQDNNNVSVLPLVGIGGLGKTTLAQLVFNDEMVVKHFELRMWVCISNEFDLKIILEKILKSQGPSLDDLQSSLRKKLNGKKYLLVLDDVWNEDREKWLKLKTLLMDGSQGSTILITTRSEVVARVTQTVCPYYLQGLDKNKSWSLFKRVAFEREQEPCNSNIVRIGEEIVENCKGVPLAIRAIGSILYGNNLESDWVSFKINKLAKLPQHQTDLLPTLQLSYDCLPSHLKQSFSYCRLFPKDHNIDVQKLIKLWMAQGFVKSSNQNECLEDIGYGCFIDLHWRSFFQEVRKDDWGIVKYCKMHDLMHDLAISVAGKQSVMVDKNTENVNFCKKICHVSFDFQSDWMPSKLLMSLFDRKERVRTLLLARQVIDSQRSCDAILSNFECLRALDLEALYIKTLPNSFDKIKHLRYLDLSYNKMKLLPSSITRLYNLQTLILVGCSELLSLPRHLKYLINLRHLLIDGCCKLTHMPRGLGQLTSISTLDVFVMADKNSKSTDAAGWAELSQLYNLRGKLVISNLAHNLHGDAANSEVANLKEKVHLQSLHLQWTDDVNDHDDEMLLGGLQPYSDLKALQVDGYMGVKFATWLSLLTNLVSLKLQFCRNLQELPSLDQSMSHLKELELVSLTSLEYVNLERDYSMASRKLFFPRLERLTINDCPNLKGWWKRNGPTGLTPTTSMIHQNQNEPFFPCLSHLNISGCPNLIFLPLFPNIESSKLCKIGFIPFQQTAVPMKSIFSSCSSPNPFTPIRLPRLQYLELEDLEDIEHTLLSVLSFLNIENYCKLDNLPQEIANLSSLKFLYVGDCPNLTSLPKGIGNLSELNSLYIWRCSNLSSLPQEIANLSSLKELRIERCTKLESLPEGMHSLNSLFKLDISECPCLESLPEGISNVSSLITLSIKACCKLVSLPEGMHGLTSLKDLDIKECPSLEALSEGIANLSSLRSLTLESCDKLALLPQGIGNLSSLKSLALERCDNLATLPQGLHGLTSLDQLNIRECHNLESLSEGIVNLSSLTYLSIEKCHKLAALPQGLHGLTSLTHLYIEECPNLHSLPEGICNLSSLVHLSLERCDKLATLPQELHRRTSLKLHIAKCPLLSQRINDDRIRLCSTCVQAYASS
- the LOC107406875 gene encoding disease resistance protein RGA2-like isoform X1, encoding MQISCLAVGLKKVAPTCKEGVLLDVVPSIIQKLGSEAVKEIGKFWDLKKEFEKLEKTMDALVAVILDAEAKRIHNHKIKHWLERLEDAVDDVDNLVDEFQTEALGRQVMTGNEITKKVRVFFSSSNQIAFHVKMSRKLEKIKETLKDIKEDSSLSSSIPLPQETYTEYVNRETHSFVRDEQVIGRDDDKMNIIELLLSFDSQDNNNVSVLPLVGIGGLGKTTLAQLVFNDEMVVKHFELRMWVCISNEFDLKIILEKILKSQGPSLDDLQSSLRKKLNGKKYLLVLDDVWNEDREKWLKLKTLLMDGSQGSTILITTRSEVVARVTQTVCPYYLQGLDKNKSWSLFKRVAFEREQEPCNSNIVRIGEEIVENCKGVPLAIRAIGSILYGNNLESDWVSFKINKLAKLPQHQTDLLPTLQLSYDCLPSHLKQSFSYCRLFPKDHNIDVQKLIKLWMAQGFVKSSNQNECLEDIGYGCFIDLHWRSFFQEVRKDDWGIVKYCKMHDLMHDLAISVAGKQSVMVDKNTENVNFCKKICHVSFDFQSDWMPSKLLMSLFDRKERVRTLLLARQVIDSQRSCDAILSNFECLRALDLEALYIKTLPNSFDKIKHLRYLDLSYNKMKLLPSSITRLYNLQTLILVGCSELLSLPRHLKYLINLRHLLIDGCCKLTHMPRGLGQLTSISTLDVFVMADKNSKSTDAAGWAELSQLYNLRGKLVISNLAHNLHGDAANSEVANLKEKVHLQSLHLQWTDDVNDHDDEMLLGGLQPYSDLKALQVDGYMGVKFATWLSLLTNLVSLKLQFCRNLQELPSLDQSMSHLKELELVSLTSLEYVNLERDYSMASRKLFFPRLERLTINDCPNLKGWWKRNGPTGLTPTTSMIHQNQNEPFFPCLSHLNISGCPNLIFLPLFPNIESSKLCKIGFIPFQQTAVPMKSIFSSCSSPNPFTPIRLPRLQYLELEDLEDIEHTLLSVLSFLNIENYCKLDNLPQEIANLSSLKFLYVGDCPNLTSLPKGIGNLSELNSLYIWRCSNLSSLPQEIANLSSLKELRIERCTKLESLPEGMHSLNSLFKLDISECPCLESLPEGISNVSSLITLSIKACCKLVSLPEGMHGLTSLKDLDIKECPSLEALSEGIANLSSLRSLTLESCDKLALLPQGIGNLSSLKSLALERCDNLATLPQGLHGLTSLDQLNIRECHNLESLSEGIVNLSSLTYLSIEKCHKLAALPQGLHGLTSLTHLYIEECPNLHSLPEGICNLSSLVHLSLERCDKLATLPQELHRRTSLKLHIAKCPLLSQRINDDRIRLCSTCVQLEIQECPRLPQRAKEDRHGDRAKIAHVPYALLDDEFMHYLSSAE
- the LOC107406875 gene encoding disease resistance protein RGA2-like isoform X4, which gives rise to MDALVAVILDAEAKRIHNHKIKHWLERLEDAVDDVDNLVDEFQTEALGRQVMTGNEITKKVRVFFSSSNQIAFHVKMSRKLEKIKETLKDIKEDSSLSSSIPLPQETYTEYVNRETHSFVRDEQVIGRDDDKMNIIELLLSFDSQDNNNVSVLPLVGIGGLGKTTLAQLVFNDEMVVKHFELRMWVCISNEFDLKIILEKILKSQGPSLDDLQSSLRKKLNGKKYLLVLDDVWNEDREKWLKLKTLLMDGSQGSTILITTRSEVVARVTQTVCPYYLQGLDKNKSWSLFKRVAFEREQEPCNSNIVRIGEEIVENCKGVPLAIRAIGSILYGNNLESDWVSFKINKLAKLPQHQTDLLPTLQLSYDCLPSHLKQSFSYCRLFPKDHNIDVQKLIKLWMAQGFVKSSNQNECLEDIGYGCFIDLHWRSFFQEVRKDDWGIVKYCKMHDLMHDLAISVAGKQSVMVDKNTENVNFCKKICHVSFDFQSDWMPSKLLMSLFDRKERVRTLLLARQVIDSQRSCDAILSNFECLRALDLEALYIKTLPNSFDKIKHLRYLDLSYNKMKLLPSSITRLYNLQTLILVGCSELLSLPRHLKYLINLRHLLIDGCCKLTHMPRGLGQLTSISTLDVFVMADKNSKSTDAAGWAELSQLYNLRGKLVISNLAHNLHGDAANSEVANLKEKVHLQSLHLQWTDDVNDHDDEMLLGGLQPYSDLKALQVDGYMGVKFATWLSLLTNLVSLKLQFCRNLQELPSLDQSMSHLKELELVSLTSLEYVNLERDYSMASRKLFFPRLERLTINDCPNLKGWWKRNGPTGLTPTTSMIHQNQNEPFFPCLSHLNISGCPNLIFLPLFPNIESSKLCKIGFIPFQQTAVPMKSIFSSCSSPNPFTPIRLPRLQYLELEDLEDIEHTLLSVLSFLNIENYCKLDNLPQEIANLSSLKFLYVGDCPNLTSLPKGIGNLSELNSLYIWRCSNLSSLPQEIANLSSLKELRIERCTKLESLPEGMHSLNSLFKLDISECPCLESLPEGISNVSSLITLSIKACCKLVSLPEGMHGLTSLKDLDIKECPSLEALSEGIANLSSLRSLTLESCDKLALLPQGIGNLSSLKSLALERCDNLATLPQGLHGLTSLDQLNIRECHNLESLSEGIVNLSSLTYLSIEKCHKLAALPQGLHGLTSLTHLYIEECPNLHSLPEGICNLSSLVHLSLERCDKLATLPQELHRRTSLKLHIAKCPLLSQRINDDRIRLCSTCVQLEIQECPRLPQRAKEDRHGDRAKIAHVPYALLDDEFMHYLSSAE